Proteins encoded in a region of the Acipenser ruthenus chromosome 43, fAciRut3.2 maternal haplotype, whole genome shotgun sequence genome:
- the LOC131709446 gene encoding macrophage mannose receptor 1-like: protein MEEKAELTILCMWQIFGFCVPAYNQIRKHVFVETEKSWSGAQSYCREKHTDLATVRSQEEAKQLLNITGASLGDSWIGLYRDDTQNWQWSNSDDVIYSNWRADLFCASVNSDGKWTDLPCHLQEAFMCYKETSNITERYTLIEELKTWTEAQQYCREHHTDLVSIKNASENEEIVKKAQGKPFWIGLFNEPWKWSHQGDNYTFHNWNYGQPNNGGGDDNCVLMSKTGEWFDYGCNSQNSFFCCEGSSSGQCFYEGTGKTWQGAQSYCRNQGRDLPTIQDQARINKLIGLTPSFTVYNWYYWIGLYHDKENWQWSSGGDVIYSNWGRYLFCASVNSEGEWEDSLCSQRNYFMCYSEPSNITERYTLIEELKTWTEAQQYCREHHTDLVSIKNASENEEIVKKAQGKPFWIGLFNEPWKWSHQGDNYTFHNWNYWEPNNGGGDEKCVAMSKTGQWFDYGCNSQKSFFCCEGTSTSPEPCT from the exons ATGGAAGAAAAGGCAGAGTTGACAATCTTGTGTATGTGGCAGATCTTTG GGTTTTGTGTACCTGCGTACAACCAGATCAGAAAACACGTGTTTGTGGAAACTGAGAAGAGCTGGTCTggagctcagagctactgtagagagaagcacacagacctggccactgtgcgcagccaggaaGAAGCAAAGCAGCTCTTAAATATTACAGGAGCTTCTCTCGGGGAttcctggatcgggctgtatcgtgatgacacacagaactggcagtggtctaacagcgatgatgtcatctactccaactggagggCAGACCTGTtttgtgcttcagtcaattcagacgGAAAGTGGACTGATTTACCCTGCCACCTTCAGGAAGCCTTCATGTGCTACAAAG agaccagcaacataactgagagatacaccctgattgaagaactgaaaacctggactgaagctcagcagtactgtagagaacaccacactgacctcgtcagtataaagaacgccagtgaaaatgaagaaatagtgaagaaagcgcagggcaagcccttctggataggcctgttcaatgagccctggaagtggtcacaccagggggataactacacatttcacaactggaacTATGGGCAACCAAACAATGGGGGAGGGGATGATAACTGTGTGTTGATGAGTAAGACTGGTGAATGGTTTGACTATGGCTGCAACTCTCAGAactccttcttctgctgtgagg gcagctcctctggtcagtgtttctATGAAGGAACTGGGAAGACATGGCAGggagctcagagctactgcagaaaccaaggcAGAGACCTGCCCACCATTCAAGACCAGGCCAGGATTAATAAGCTTATAGGTCTTACAccttcatttactgtatataactgGTATtactggatcgggctgtatcatgacaaagagaactggcagtggtccagtggaggtgatgtcatctactccaactggggacgatacctcttctgtgcttcagtgaattcagagggagagtgggaggattcactctgcagtcagagaaactatttcatgtgctacagcg agcccagcaacatcactgagagatacaccctgattgaagaactgaaaacctggactgaagctcagcagtactgtagagaacaccacaccgacctcgtcagtataaagaacgccagtgaaaatgaagaaatagtgaagaaagcgcagggcaagcccttctggataggcctgttcaatgagccctggaagtggtcacaccagggggataactacacatttcacaactggaacTATTGGGAACCAAACAATGGGGGAGGGGATGAGAAGTGTGTGGCGATGAGTAAGACTGGTCAATGGTTTGACTATGGCTGCAACTCTCAGAagtccttcttctgctgtgagg GTACCAGCACCTCACCTgagccctgcacttaa